CATTTCGCTCGCGGTTCGCGTCGTCCCGCTGGAGCGTGACACGAGCGCCGCCGACGGCTCGCCACCCCGCAATGTCGGCCTGACCGGTGACGCAGCGGCCTCTGGCTCGCGTGATCCCGCGGAGGATTCCACCGCGACCGCGCCCGACTGAACGTCGTCTTGTCCGCCATCAGGCAGCGGGCTGCGCGCCGGCTGCGTCGGAATCGGCGATTCCTGCACAACAGTCGCGACTCGCGCCGAGGGGACGAGTGTTCTCGATGTGACAACGTACGTCACGCCCGCTGTGCCGATTACCAGGGCCGCGGCCGCCGCAGCCGCGAGTGGTATCCAGCGGCGCGGCATGGCCGGACGCGAGGGAACGCTGAGCGGCAGAACTGCCGGTGCGATTCTCTCGGAAATGCCCTTCCACAAGTCGCGCGACGGTGCGAGGACCGGCAATCGGCCCGCTTCGGACCGAATTGCGCCGATGTCGCGCATGATTGCACTGCACCTCACACAACTCGCCACGTGCTGATCCACGCTTGCGCGCGAAGCGACATCGAGCGTCTCCTCGAGGTACTCGAGAAGCACATCGTCGACTCGAGCGCATGTCATCGTGATGGGTCGGTTCGTCATCGGTTCAGTGCCTCCCTCAATAGCAGTCTGGCGCGATGAAGCTGCGCCTTGCTGCCACCTGCCGTGATGCCACAGAGCTGCGCAATCTCTTCGTGCTTGTAGCCTTCAACGTCGTGCAGCACGAAAATCTGCCTTGCTCCGGGCGGTAAAGAATCAATTGCTGCCGCCAGGTCCATTCTGTCGGCGTCGCGCGGCACTGTTGCTGCCGCTGCAAAAATTCCCTCGCCGACCTCGTCATCGTCTTCCTTCACTCGCTTTCGCGCGCGGCCCTCGTTCTTCCGGTCCGTCAGCACGATGTTCACTGCAATCCTGTGAATCCAGGTCGAGAAAGAGCTTTCGCCTCTGAACTGCGGCAGCTTTTCCCAGGTCCTCACGAACACGTCCTGCGTCAGCTCTTCTCCCCGGACTC
This window of the Gemmatimonadaceae bacterium genome carries:
- a CDS encoding RNA polymerase sigma factor produces the protein MVPAGDAADVALAASGDRRAFERLYKAHVNRVFTLCTRMCGSRVRGEELTQDVFVRTWEKLPQFRGESSFSTWIHRIAVNIVLTDRKNEGRARKRVKEDDDEVGEGIFAAAATVPRDADRMDLAAAIDSLPPGARQIFVLHDVEGYKHEEIAQLCGITAGGSKAQLHRARLLLREALNR